The Montipora capricornis isolate CH-2021 chromosome 3, ASM3666992v2, whole genome shotgun sequence genome includes the window CTCTTAAGTTGCCATTTCCAGGAAATCCAGTAATCAATGAAAAGCAAGCTCAATTTGATCAACGACTCCAACTGCATGTCCCCTCACGTAAACGTCAACATATACGTATTTAAAAAAATCGAGTGAACATTAAGGCCCGTTTAAACAGTattaacatttgcttcaacatgcattcaacactttgttaaACCAAATGCTCGGTGCGTTTGAAAAAGTCGTCCAACATTACTGAAGCATAAAAAATGTAgaaagtttgttgaaagtgtgttgaatcaagtttaaatagGTTTAAAccttcattcaacatcgattcaacttttcctttgttctcgaaaatgttgaaatggtgttgaagctgtttgaatactctgttcaacaattgtggaacacacgcatgctcacatcaggccgcaaaagtcaatatggcgtagtttatctggacgagagagactggtttttaattcttagttcctcgcaatcaaatttcgcgaaagtgttggttcttttgttaGCGCAACCGTTTGGAACGGTATGAACGGCCACCGCACAACGttgtttttgcgtccaacatttgcccaacattcgttcaacttttgttgaacacaatccaacaatgttgcgtgcaTTTGGCTGGGCCTTAAGCTCtgtgcaagtttttttttatttcaaaaactcTGGCAATCTAGTCGTTTAGTTCAACAATCCACTTACAACTCCTAGGATTCATCGTGGCCACTTAAAGATGAAAATCAGTAACACTATTAGATTTGTTACCATGGGTGTAGCCAGGTTTTGGTTTTGCTTAACTCCTCGCTTTAACCTGAAATAATTTCATGATTAGCATGTTTAAAATTTGGGTTTCCAGGAATGCCCTCGCAGGCCTTGATTGCAATAGCCATGGCTGTGAGGGTAGGGTTGCAGGCAGTTCCAGTGGGGATGACCCCACAGGTTCCAAGGAAGAGGTTGTCATAGCCCCATACTTTGGAATGGATGTCCACTACACTGTCTTCCTCACTCGTTCCCATGCGACAGGTGCCCTGAGAAAGAAAACAGAGAGAGCCCCTTTCTTAATCAAACCTTTATTGACATAATTTGACCCAAGAGTATCTTTGGTTAAACGAGTGAGGTGTTTTCCGCCCACTAGAGTTATGGTATAGGATGGTagtcaagagaggatgaggtaagagaacggtTCGCCATGCCCCATGCGAGCAGAGCCCTAGTAAGTCGGGAATAGGAAGGGACTCTGCCTCCCGCTTCGACTTTCTTTGTCGAGTGTgcgttaaaaattaaaatgtattcGGGTATCAGTAAcgcgtgactagtaaccgcaaaaaccacgaaagaaaaacaaagagtcGGGATATTTCCGAaaaactctggcaaacacacgaaaACCAAGGAATAATTTCCTTGGAAACTCGAGTGTTTAAACTCATGTGTACTGTCTTCGCGGGAGGCTCCCCCCTTCCAGAGCCTCCCGCTCCCGTTCTGCTGGACAAGAGTGACAGTTTGTCACGCGTTTGAAAAGCAAGGTGAAATCGTGCGGGTACTCGGCAGTCCATGATTCGGTGAGAGAACAGTTCGTGTTTAGTATACGAGATCTAACGGTGAAGGAACGGCTGTTGAGAGAAGATAAACTTACACTGAAAAAAGCGATTTCTATGGCAAGAGCTTCTGAGCTTTCGAAACAGCAGATTAAGATGATAAGCACGAGAGCGCAAAACAGTGAAAATCCGTCTGTGAATGAAATTCGATCTGGTGACAAACAAAAGCAAAGTCCTTCGCGTCGGCCGGGATCAAGTTCGGGATCGCAGAAgaagaaatgtatattttgtGGTTCTTCTCACCCGTGGGGATCTTGTCCTGCCTTTGGCAAAATATGCAGCTACTGCCAGAAGAAAGACCATTTCGCGAATGTCTGCCGAAAAAGAATGCGagattttggcgggaaaattgtACATGCCGTGGTAGAGTCGGATGGTAGTGATAACGATGTTGATTTCATAACATTTTCTTTAGAGTCGAGCGGCGAGTGCCCTACCCAAGGTGATTGGCACGCCTCATTAAAGATTGCTGGCACTGAAGTGAATTTTAAACTGGACTCAGGGGCTTATTGCAATGTTATTTCCCAGTCCTTGTTTGATCGACTCCCGGTTTCACAGAAACAGGCCCGCCAGTGCAAAGCCAAtttgaaagtgtattatggACATCGCATCACACTAAGAGGCAAAGTTAGCCTATCTTGTGAGTACAAAGGAAAATTCACAGTGTTGGAATTCATCCTCGTTGAGCAAGAGTTACCGTCAATACTCGGGTTGAAGTCCTGCCTTGAATTAGGCTTGATAAAGAGAATCTACAGCCTTGAAAAAGAGCTCCCAGAAATCGAGTACGCAGACGTCTTCGAAAGTTCAGGAAAAATCAAAGGTGTCCAACACTGACAAGATTCAAATCGATCCCAATGCTACACCCGTCGTCCACCCTCCACGCAGGGTTCAGATAGCTCTTCGCGAGCCACTTAAGGAGGAACTTCAGCGAATGGAGAATCTGGGCATTATTAAAAAACGTATGGAGCCCTCTGCCTGGGTCCACAGTCTCGTTgtggcaaagaaaaagaaaaacaagattaGAGTATACCTGGATCCCAGTAATCTCAATCGTGTTGTCATGCGTGAACATTTTCCCATGCAGACCGTGGAAGATGTTATTCACAGAATGCCCCATGCCAAAGTTTTCAGCGTCCTTGATGCTAATCCTGGTTTCTGGCAGGCCAAACTAACTAAGGACAGTAGCAAGCTAGCTACCTTCAATACGCCCTTCGGTAGATACAGTTATACGCGTTTGCCATTCGGTATTGCTACAGCCCCAGAGGTGTTTCAAAATATTATGTCCCATTTGTTTCAGGACATAAAAGGCGTTGAAGTTATTGTCGATGATTTAGTCGTCTGGGGAGAGCATGTTGAGCAGCATGACGCAAGGCTTGACAAGTGTTGGACAGCTGTAAGGAGTGCAACCTTAAGCTCAACAAGAAAATTGCCGTTTTCGTGTATCCGAAGATCGTCATGTGGGCCATGTGTTGAGTTCTGATGGTATCAAACCAGACCTGCAGATAGCTGAAGCAACCTACCTGTCGAAGTTCATTCCAAACATGTCTCAGAAAAGCGCCCCTTTGCGCGAGCTGCTCCAGAAAGATGCTGAATGGTCTTGGGCCAAAGCTGAAGATGATGCATTTACAGGCCTTAAGACAGCCATCTCATCTGCCCCAGTCCTTAAGTTATTTGACTCCAAGGAACCAGTGACTCTGTCTGTGGATGCAAGTTCCAAAGGTTTAGGTGCCGTTATTCTCCCTAACGACCTTCCTGCGGCTTACGCCTCAAAAGCCATAACTCTGATCGAGCAAAATTACGCGCAAATCGAAAAAGAGATGCTTGCAATTGTCTTTGGTTGCAAACGTTTCCACGATTATTTGTATGCGCACCTAAAAGTAACTGTTGAAACGGACCACAAACCCTAAGAAATAATCCCGAAGAAACCCATACACCAAGCACCTCTCCGTCTGCAAAAGATGATACTGAGAATGAAGCCCTATGCACTTAATGTGAGATACGTACCAGGGAGTCACCTTGTTCTAGCTGATGCGCTCTCCAGAGCTTACTTACCTATTGAGGCTGCAGATCAACCTGATGAGTTTGAAATCAATCTTCTGAGCTATGGACACGTGTCTGAGACCATGCTCCAGAAATTGACACCAGAGACCGGAAAGGATCCAGAACTTCAGCAGTTGCACAAAGTTGTCATGAGTGGCTGGCCATGGACCAAAGATGAAACACCAGTGGAAGCTAGGCTTTACTGGAACTACAGGGATGAGATCAGCTGCTATGAGCTGGTGTTCAGTCGCAGCGgacattttctattttaaagggAGAGATTACCCACTTGTGGTTGACTATTTCTCCAAACATCCGGAAGTGGCTCGCCTCTCTAACAAAACTAGCGAAGCAGTGACAATGGCAATGAAAGATATGTTCGCCCGCCATGGCATCCCAGAGAGGGTAATTGCAGACATGCCATTTAATAGCCTGAAATTTAAAAGCTTTGCCAGTGACTGGGAGATTGAAGTGGTGACCTCAAGTCCGCACTGCCCAAAGTCAAATGGGTTGGTGGAAAGAAATGTGCAGACGATGAAACGGTTGCTAAAGAAAGCTTAGGAGTCCAAGCAGGATGCATTCCTTGCTTTGCTGGAGTTTCGCAATTCTCCCATCAGTGGCATGGAGGTATCTCCAGCTGAATTACTTATGGGCAGAAAGCTGCGAACAAGATTGCCAACTTTTAAGAGCCTCCAAGAGCCCAAGATTAGGCCTATGTCTCAGGTCCTTAAGAAGCTGTTGTTACGTCATCAACGCCAGAAAGCATACTATGACCTTGGAACCCGGCCACGTCCCCCACTACGTGAAGGAGAATCAGTGAGGATGCAACCGCGAATGGACCGCGAATGGACACCTGCCGTAGTCGTCAAGCAACACAAGGCCCCTTGTTCATACATAGTAGCTACTCCGGATGGAGCAGATTCGTCGAAATCGTGTACATCTGCAGACAACCAAGGAGGAACCACCTCCAGCCATGGGCCCAACATGGGAACTAACCAACGATGAGCCCAGCCCTCCCATTCTGCCACCAGTTGATATTGGGGTTGAAACGAACGGTGTAGAATCACAACCCGACACTTCACAAGCTGACCAACCCGTCAGAAGAAGCCAAAGGATTCGAAGGCCACCTCAGCGTCTTATTGAAACTGTATAGACATTGTCAAGTCGGTATTAGTTTTAGGACCATCGAATCAGACTTAGAGGATACTTTGGAACCTTCTTTAATTTCAGTTTGTTATATGTGTCGTGATAAGGGAGATGTCACCTTAGAACCTTGCGTGACTTAGCACGCATGCTCACTTGAACTTTGTACCGGCTCAGCACTACATTCGGAATTTATCTTGACACTTTGATTTTGCTTGTAAGCTGTCACTTAAGGACCTTTCATTTAAGCTCACAATGTTATTATGTTTGACTACGGCTCAGCGTGGGCAAACCATACATTCTTCGGATGTGAACTACATTCAAGCATTTGACGACAAGAACAGAATAACTGTCATGCAGAAGCTAAAATCATCTAAACCTGGAGCGCATTTGGAACCAATCGTGCTGCACGCTTTTAAGGAGGACAAGAAACTTGTGTGTTTGAACACCTTAAAAGCCCACATTCGTCCAAAAATCATTGCGTACCGTGACTGAATTTCGTGTAACATGAAATTACCCGAATGGCTGACATGTTGCTTCCCGCGTGATTCGCCTGAGtgctttcagccaatcagaacataCATTTGGACAAGCCGTAGTTTGCTAGTGACATTGACTGATTGACAGGATATCAttataaaattaaacgagacttatctgtaagttgaagtttgattaggATTCTATCCTGTCATCAGTCTGGAACGAAGGATTTGAGTCACATGCCCGTATCCCACCCTCCCTGTTCCTTcgttccttttattttcttcctgTGCCACTCTCGTTGAATACTGACCGTTTCTGCGCATGCGCATCTCACGTGACTCCCTCGTTCCAGACAGATGACAGGATAGAATCctaatcaaacttcaccttacaggtaagtctcgtttaattttataattttaagcGAAGAAATCCTCGAGAGAGGCCGcgaaaggagaagaagagaaaattccAATGAAAATCAACGTAAAGCTGAGATAAATAGAGCGAGACACAAAACttttatttacaacggttagctttcaggtaatattttccttcttaatatatGTCTcactgcctcacatattttgtaaaactagctaaaacaacgaagaaggcctgaaaacgtttgcaattccgtgttgacagagattctgacatatttcaacgatcacatttataggctttttgtgtgaaatggatgtccagttgtGAGCTGCTTGGTTTGACtttgaaattgcagtcgagtaagcgaatttactacgctttaggttgactttttGATTTgtaaagatttttgctgttgttctgaactgaggagagagggagtaaagttcgtcagtcaaacggaaaatgctgtgccttgtttgtttacttaGACACAGGAgatccgcttttaggcttggctagtCTATCagaaagtgaagtgaagtgactTACGGTGATATGCAAAGCTGATCCTGGTTTCTGAAAGTTTGGTGCAGATCCTGGCAGGAAGCCTCCGAGGTTTTTAGCAGCCACAAGCATGTCCTCCATCATCAAATGAGCAGTGGCACCTTCCTCCTTGCTCAACTTCACCTTGAAGGTGGGTTGAGGCAGCCCAAACGTGTCCTTGTTGTCATCTTTGGTGCTAAACTCGACGCAGTTCTCAAAGCGCGGTTCCATTCTTCCATACCATCTCAATTCGACAACGAGACGTGAATCTATGTTCGGAGGCACTTTCCCATAGGGAAAAGCATCGCGATGCACTTGGCAGTGCCAGGGACGgccttcagagactggaatccAACACTGAAAGAGAGCACAGACTTAAGGCACCTTACATGCTTTAACAGAAATGAATGGCTGAAAAGTGCCATACCTGGGGTAGTGGGTCCGTGGGTGGAATGGGTACGGGATCATCAGGGTGAGTTTCTCGATATTCTTCCACCATTTTTCTCCATTTCGGATGTTCCATAATGCTGTCCACGACGCTCTGGAGCAGTATCACCTGACAGTAAGCCATTGGTTGATAACAGAGGTAATGACCCAAGGCAGTTGGCTTAATCCCAGAGTTGAATAGGATTTGTCCTGTGAGGACAGCCCCAGCTGCTATAACATATGTATCGGCACTAATGTAATGGCTCTTCTTGCTGAGAAGGTCCCTAACCTCTGCGTGGGCAATTTTTTGGGTTCCATGATCACTGTCGGTGTAGATCAGTTTTACGCACTGCCACATTTCCTGAAAGTTGAAACGCACACTGAGTATGCTGTCACCGTCTTGCATTGGTGCTTATGCACTGGCTCCAACCATTTTCTCTGGTGCCTCAGCACAGTATTTTTCGAGGGCACGCCCTAGTTCAATTTCTGGACTTTTCCAGCATGCAGGCCATCTTTGGGAAGacccatttcttttgtttttatttcctgaCTATACACCCCACTTTTCAATCTGATGAAATTGTAAATCCCTAAATGCGCTAGGAAATCTCTGAGACACTGTTTTATTTGCCTTCTCCAAAGAATCTCCAGACCCGGGTAATCTAAGCTGAAAGTATGGTCAATTAAACTATCCCCTTAGTTGCCTTGAACCGATTGTTCACTCCTTATTTACGGCAAAATAAGGGGCACTGGAATAAAATTTATTGCTTATAGTTAATTCGAAGGTTTGATGATCATGAGGAAATGACACAATTAACTCTTCCTGGGTTGTGTTTAAAACAAACCAGCTAGAGTTAGAAGTTACTTGCCCCAAGAAATAAGCAAACAAGATAGCGCAAAAAAGACGTATACAGCAAGATTCCTGCACACGCAGGACGCTGATTAAACTCTATCCGTAATTCAAAACGTGCTCCCTtctgcatttatttgttaataACACGTAAACTAGTCTGCTACCTTTAACTCAAATCGGTTTCCTTCCTTAAGTGCCTTTAGCATGTCCTCACCAAGCACAGTGTCCGCACCACTCCATGTAATAAACTCTGGAGCGTCCTTACGTCTTACTCCAGCCAGCGGAAGGTACTGTGGTATAGCTTCCTTCTTTTTGAGAAGTGGATAGGTGGAGCGTAGATTATCCCTCACAAGGGTATTACGGATGAAGTGAGTGACGCCGCAAGGCGCTCCACCTCCGGGCTGATCAATTTTAGTATCGTCGAACatgttctgattggttttcaGAATAGTTTCAGCCTCTTTGTACATTTCGTCCCATTCTTGATCGGTGAAAAGCGGACTTCGTTCAATTGTCGGGTTTTCCCGTGGAGTACATGCTGTCCAATGAGTGGCCATTCCCCCTACAGCATATGTTGCCGAAGCAGCTGGAAGATTGTTATAAGGATTTTGTTCTGGATTCTCATTGTTAGCAACAAATCTGGAAAGGCaaaaataatgccaaaacttTTTAATTGGGGCTCAGCAAGGCTACGTTATTTTTCTACAGTCAGCAACAATTCACGCAGATCACTTAACAAGTATATCAAGTCAGCTGCAATGTCAATTGCGTGAGCCTTCTTCTCAACAGAAAGCAACTTTTGTCCAGAAAATGCACAcgattagatgcacgcccaattttgacatcctaCACAAACTTGCGCTCGTAATGGCttttagctgcgcgcgcgagtaacctacacacgccataactaagaagCACGcatcagctgaatgaatcaaatttctatcaaatgTAGCGcgcgcaacacaccggaagttaAAATACGGTgtaaaatcgcgcgaaccggaaataaaacctgcggaaaaaaTTTGCCTTTATCTCGAAAATTTGCTTGGCGACCTAtgttgattttttgcatgcacgtatcattcacgatggcacttcaaataaaaaagtttcggggaaagttATTTAgtacaattattattttctgtaaactataaaacgcccCTTTTTCGATTTATCTTAAATTCTACGAAATAACTCATACTCTCTAAGACGTTAAAGAATTcaggagatttccaacaaagaaataaaaagtgaaatttagaggcctttttgtggacctggcatgctgccatggtaaccgatatgacgtcataagtgccttAAAGTATGACctaacaatagagttgcaaagatatttatagtttgcctacactatgaaatatttttctttggtatctttcattgtttcacaaacactatagcaacgaaaaaccctttcgagcctccttaagtctGCATTTACGAAGGAGtgattttggaaaacatttaactttaaaaaacttcGACAAAACatctaaacattcttaaaaagACTGCAAACTGCCTTTTGTTAAAAACTATAAACTATAAATGCTAAAAGAAAAATAGTTTATAAGGAACCAGCACAGGGAAAGaaaagaacaatgaaaattaaacaaaaaagtttggcacgtatggagtccgttGGGATATTCAAATTAGGCTTGAGACTCTTAATGAGGAGCATTTCGTAGACTAAGCACTCAAATTTGCCCTGGCACTTTCTTAAgaccaattttaaaatttaaaaggtcTCCCGGGATTGTCTCCGGAGATTTTGAATCCGGAAGTTTAAGTGGGAACTTTGAATCCGAAAACTTTGAATCAGGAGAGTCTTGTCGTGTAAACGATTTTCTCTCGAATCGTCTCTCGATTCCGGATATTTTTCCGCCTGCAATCTTTTGAGTTTGTGGTAAAACCAGTTCTAACTAACATTGCTGGCGGTCCCCGGTTACCTAATCTTGTTGCAGGTTCAGGCGATAAATTTTATTATGTGTACCGC containing:
- the LOC138041525 gene encoding uncharacterized protein, encoding MATKTVDVLIVGSGPLGCTFARKLHEKGRSIFMIDAGATLSETPGWHLKNSFLYQRNINEFSGVIQGHMHTISVPVDKNATPCLDPGAYKVDLDKYKGFVANNENPEQNPYNNLPAASATYAVGGMATHWTACTPRENPTIERSPLFTDQEWDEMYKEAETILKTNQNMFDDTKIDQPGGGAPCGVTHFIRNTLVRDNLRSTYPLLKKKEAIPQYLPLAGVRRKDAPEFITWSGADTVLGEDMLKALKEGNRFELKEMWQCVKLIYTDSDHGTQKIAHAEVRDLLSKKSHYISADTYVIAAGAVLTGQILFNSGIKPTALGHYLCYQPMAYCQVILLQSVVDSIMEHPKWRKMVEEYRETHPDDPVPIPPTDPLPQCWIPVSEGRPWHCQVHRDAFPYGKVPPNIDSRLVVELRWYGRMEPRFENCVEFSTKDDNKDTFGLPQPTFKVKLSKEEGATAHLMMEDMLVAAKNLGGFLPGSAPNFQKPGSALHITGTCRMGTSEEDSVVDIHSKVWGYDNLFLGTCGVIPTGTACNPTLTAMAIAIKACEGIPGNPNFKHANHEIISG